The nucleotide window CGTACATCAGTTCCAGCATCGCGCGGTCGCGCAAGCCGAGCGGCTGAGCGAGATCGGGCGCCCCCAGCAGCGCTTCGACCTGCGCTTCGGACAATGTCGACGGCAAGCGCTGTGCGCGTTTGGCCGAGGCAATGCGCAGGCACGGGTCCACATGCACGATGTGCTCGCGCAGCGCCCAGTGATAAAACCGCTTGAACACCGACAACCGGCGATTCACGCTACTGGCCAGACTCTCACGGCGCCAGGCGAGATACGCCGACAGTGCCGCCTCGTCGACGCCATCGAGCGCCATGTCGTGCTTGGCTGCCAGCCATTCGGCGAACAGGCGCATATCGCGCCGGTAAGCGTCGAGCGTATTGCGCGAGAGCCCGTCTTCGAGCCAGATCGTGTCGCAGAACTGGTCGATGAGCGTGGCGCTGCGCACATAGGCGGCACCCTGCGCGTCGAATTCGAGCACTTCATCCGCGTGCATGTCGGCGTCGGCCGTCTCGTCCAAATCGCCGATGGCCGCCTGCTCGAACGGCTCGTCGTCATCGAAATCGACGGCCGGATCGATCCCAGCCGCCGGGGTCTTTTTGCCGCGCGTCGTCAAAGCGTCGCTCCTTCCTGAGCCAGTGCCCATTGCACATGTTCGCGCACCAGCGCGGAGGGGTGATCCATGCGCGCCGCGAGTGCGTCGCGCAGCGGCTTGCGGGCACTTTCGTTCGCGATCTCACCCGGTGCGCTGACCTCACGCAGCGCATTCCCCAGCCCGACCGCCAGATTGCGCAGCCATCGCTCGTGGCCGATGCGGCGAATCGGGCTGCCTTGCAGCCGCGCAAGAAACTCGTCTTCGGTCCACGCGAACAATTCCACCAACGACGCGCGATCGAGACCGTTGCGCGGATCGAAATCGGGCAACGGCGACGGCTGCGCGAACTTGTTCCACGGACAGAAAAGCTGACAATCGTCGCAGCCGTAGATGCGATTGCCCATCTTGGCGCGCAACGGTTCGGGAATCGCGCCCTTATGTTCGATCGTCAGATACGACACGCACAGTCGCGCATCCACACGATAGGCCTCGGTGATCGCCCCGGTCGGACACACATCGCGGCATCGCTGGCACTGGCCGCAGTGCTCGCCGCGCGACGCGCCTTCATCGACAGGCAGCGGCACGTCCACGAAAATTTCGCCGAGAAAGAACAACGATCCCGCATCGCGCGAGAGCAGCAGGGTGTGCTTGCCTCGCCAGCCGAGACCGGCCTTCTGTGCGAGTTCCACTTCCAGCACGGGTGCCGAATCGGTGAACACGCGATACCCGAACGGCCCGATGGCCTGCGAAACCCGGTCGGCAAGTTGCTGCAAGCGATTGCGCATCACCTTGTGATAGTCGCGACCACGCGCATAGATCGACACCACCGCTTCGCCCGGCATATGCTGACGCGCCGCTTCGTGCGCGCGCCAGGTGGTCATGTCGGTGTCTTGGGGAAGGTAATTCATGCGCGCGCTGATCACGCGCACCGTGCCGGGCACGAGTTCGGCGGGACGGGCCCGCTTCATGCCGTGCGCGGCCATATAGTCCATATCGCCGTGACAGCCGTCGTCGAGCCACTGTTGCAAACCCGGTTCGGCGTGCGAGAGATCGGTGTCCGTGATGCCGACTTCGCCGAAGCCGAGTTCATGCGCCCACGTGCGAATTTGACCCGCGAGCGTCGACAGTTGCGCTGCACTGAGCGAAACAATCGCCGTATTGTCGCGCGAGGGCGACACTTCGGGCCCATCCGGCAGTGCCGATGGCTCGACTTGTGCGGCGGGAGCGGGGAAAATCACGGAAGCTTTCATCGACTCTATTTTACGCAATGCCCGATCACACAGCGTCCGCGCCACTGGGCGAGCGCATTTTTGCGCTCCCCGACGAAGCTGCCACCGAAGCCTTCGCAGCGGCACTCGCGCACGCCATCGTCTCGCGCATGGCCCACACCGACGCCGCCCACGCGGGCCTGCACGTGCAGCTCTCGGGCGATCTCGGTGCCGGCAAGACCACGCTGGTGCGTGCGGTACTGCGCGCGCTGGGCCACCACGGCCGCGTCAAAAGCCCGACGTATGCGCTGTGTGAACCGTACAACATCGACACGCCGCAGGGTGTATTGCCGGTCTATCATTTCGACCTGTACCGCTTTGCCGATCCGGCCGAATGGCACGACACGGGCTTTCGCGAGCATTTTGCCGGCGACGCCCTGTGTC belongs to Pandoraea norimbergensis and includes:
- the xerD gene encoding site-specific tyrosine recombinase XerD translates to MHADEVLEFDAQGAAYVRSATLIDQFCDTIWLEDGLSRNTLDAYRRDMRLFAEWLAAKHDMALDGVDEAALSAYLAWRRESLASSVNRRLSVFKRFYHWALREHIVHVDPCLRIASAKRAQRLPSTLSEAQVEALLGAPDLAQPLGLRDRAMLELMYASGLRVSELVALKTIEVGLNEGVLRIFGKGAKERLVPFGDEASGWLTRYLAESRGVLLAGRACDTLFVTQRGDGMTRQAFWYLIKRYAQLADIHAPLSPHTLRHAFATHLINHGADLRVVQLLLGHADISTTQIYTHVARERLKSLHAQHHPRG
- the queG gene encoding tRNA epoxyqueuosine(34) reductase QueG, which encodes MKASVIFPAPAAQVEPSALPDGPEVSPSRDNTAIVSLSAAQLSTLAGQIRTWAHELGFGEVGITDTDLSHAEPGLQQWLDDGCHGDMDYMAAHGMKRARPAELVPGTVRVISARMNYLPQDTDMTTWRAHEAARQHMPGEAVVSIYARGRDYHKVMRNRLQQLADRVSQAIGPFGYRVFTDSAPVLEVELAQKAGLGWRGKHTLLLSRDAGSLFFLGEIFVDVPLPVDEGASRGEHCGQCQRCRDVCPTGAITEAYRVDARLCVSYLTIEHKGAIPEPLRAKMGNRIYGCDDCQLFCPWNKFAQPSPLPDFDPRNGLDRASLVELFAWTEDEFLARLQGSPIRRIGHERWLRNLAVGLGNALREVSAPGEIANESARKPLRDALAARMDHPSALVREHVQWALAQEGATL
- the tsaE gene encoding tRNA (adenosine(37)-N6)-threonylcarbamoyltransferase complex ATPase subunit type 1 TsaE; protein product: MPDHTASAPLGERIFALPDEAATEAFAAALAHAIVSRMAHTDAAHAGLHVQLSGDLGAGKTTLVRAVLRALGHHGRVKSPTYALCEPYNIDTPQGVLPVYHFDLYRFADPAEWHDTGFREHFAGDALCLVEWPEKAGGLLGTPDLRLWLEPVGDGRRLTTSAYTPAGLACLNSC